In Trichoderma asperellum chromosome 1, complete sequence, a single window of DNA contains:
- a CDS encoding uncharacterized protein (EggNog:ENOG41~TransMembrane:3 (o140-157i317-338o385-405i)), with translation MASSNSTPLTSIDSMNSQIEKVVPTADQSKFVRGFSKELWQGLAAAARSLSFGRNTIDLGSLIKHGPKMPDDMEGTTELTGFASWEITEEPQSLNHPLRVSPHGPRTGLKRRWNLMKLQPTSCEISGHSSFQVSDSESNGLAFMFLAWSYILCVFLLEEQRIPVIYEDAAAPSGDETPTSNEFIVDLGDASNEEYRWWSTLLSPGQGWKATRFGHPVWAVSFTGNVKFKITYQRSASKPSGEIEEIKPPTSKEAAEFLSRFASLYNLESQAVLGLAMALIVPLHQNMSSTIHIPKPHLAKPSTVSLTSIIDKEFRNLSYYMALSSNPTFVASALWSVFWEPEVDCNLVTPWFDPIIDVLLPLIEDENLEMVGHMLALRRPGVAPLWYGLLACGTTETVLAIVPYLKTLNTRVPTKLMPEVAVWTDSPQSFMDLTGSGPYLQGSQISRADAWRLRHECCNAWKDGAHFRYLPTTPFRPFGSINGNELEVVVRKHLECSRHQWTYKGFTWVLRTNVTLLHEPRVLTTPWTDFEEDSVIQPPRRESVDPNYEPDHAASQRAVGDMFRWAATEMEASGKHIYSHPWVDINSHFVQAEKAKKRGNKGMMRLSELLMERVKEWNENREEDDETVVGAGEV, from the exons ATGGCGTCCTCCAACAGCACTCCCCTCACCAGCATCGACTCTATGAACTCCCAGATCGAGAAAGTAGTCCCAACCGCAGATCAAAGTAAGTTTGTTCGCGGTTTCAGTAAGGAACTGTGGCAGGGTCTCGCTGCGGCCGCGAGATCCTTATCGTTTGGCCGCAACACCATCGATCTGGGTAGCTTGATCAAACATGGCCCCAAGATGCCGGATGATATGGAGGGGACTACTGAGCTTACTGGATTCGCCAGTTGGGAGATTACTGAGGAGCCGCAGTCGCTCAACCATCCTCTTCGCGTTTCGCCTCACGGGCCTCGCACCGGCCTCAAGCGACGATGGAATCTGATGAAGCTGCAACCCACTTCCTGCGAGATATCCGGGCACAGCAGCTTCCAAGTTTCGGACAGCGAGTCTAATGGTCTTGCTTTTATGTTCTTGGCTTGGTCTTACATCCTCTGCGTGTTCTTGCTTGAAGAGCAGCGCATCCCTGTTATCTATGAGGATGCAGCAGCCCCGTCTGGTGATGAAACGCCCACGAGCAATGAATTTATTGTAGACCTCGGTGACGCTAGCAATGAAGAATACCGCTGGTGGTctactcttctctctcctggCCAAGGATGGAAGGCTACCCGCTTTGGGCATCCAGTGTGGGCTGTTTCGTTTACTGGCAATGTTAAATTCAAGATCACATACCAGCGCAGCGCTTCAAAACCATCTGGGGAAATAGAAGAGATCAAGCCTCCGAcaagcaaagaagcagctgaGTTCCTTTCTCGATTTGCGTCCTTGTACAATCTAGAAAGCCAGGCTGTGTTGGGCCTCGCGATGGCGCTGATTGTGCCCCTTCATCAGAATATGTCATCAACTATACACATCCCAAAGCCACATCTCGCCAAACCAAGTACGGTTTCTCTGACATCCATCATTGATAAGGAGTTTCGCAACCTGTCTTACTATATGGCTCTCAGCTCCAATCCCACTTTCGTGGCTTCGGCTCTTTGGTCCGTCTTTTGGGAGCCCGAAGTTGACTGCAATTTGGTCACCCCCTGGTTCGATCCAATAATCGATGTCCTTCTGCCCTTGATTGAAGATGAGAACCTTGAGATGGTGGGTCATATGCTAGCACTTAGAAGGCCTGGTGTCGCCCCTCTATGGTACGGATTGCTTGCCTGTGGCACTACAGAGACCGTCTTGGCTATTGTTCCCTACCTCAAGACGCTCAACACTCGCGTGCCTACAAAGCTCATGCCCGAAGTTGCGGTTTGGACCGACTCACCTCAGTCATTCATGGATCTGACTGGATCCGGGCCTTACCTACAAGGGAGCCAGATCTCACGGGCTGACGCGTGGCGACTTCGGCACGAGTGCTGCAATGCTTGGAAAGATGGCGCTCATTTTCGTTATCTTCCAACTACTCCATTTCGCCCTTTTGGCTCCATCAATGGCAATGAGCTTGAAGTCGTGGTACGCAAGCATCTCGAATGCTCGAGACATCAATGGACGTACAAGGGATTCACGTGGGTACTAAGGACCAATGTTACGTTGCTCCATGAACCTCGTGTATTGACCACACCCTGGACTGATTTTGAAGAAGATTCGGTCATTCAACCACCCCGAAGAGAATCAGTAGACCCAAATTATGAGCCAGATCACGCAGCGAGCCAAAGAGCCGTTGGCGATATGTTCCGATGGGCTGCTACAGAGATGGAGGCGTCTGGGAAGCACATTTACTCCCACCCTTGGGTCGATATAAATTCTCATTTCGTACAGGCTGAGAAGGCAAAAAAGCGCGGGAATAAAGGGATGATGCGCCTGTCGGAGCTGTTGATGGAGAGAGTCAAAGAGTGGAATGAGAATCGTG aagaggacgatgagACGGTTGTTGGTGCTGGAGAAGTTTAG
- a CDS encoding uncharacterized protein (EggNog:ENOG41), translating into MESLQEELLASSETGVDTLREYHPYPKRPLSPIIEESTAELPHNRKRVRESPTTVYGTSEDDRGWKRQQISDSRDTVETAVTEANTDPIAGEEINRVEGSSEEAILVEAVHEEAGREEADREETGPRAASVEEVTTQIATPLDNFYAVFDSDDEDVADEDILHSESAYQSTSASPSPPSEFDRAPHMSPAPETDISFFVLPKDRWPKEHKSVQYRDHSWSLVYNKHKTFICEFPEGLAEGSLGLCKELLEREQLPPRVSLFDDEVIHDTSIRVQRRNETMIFRDITPLIAPSAELMALRGDEQLDILCESTNEIWTYSQQLLQYQPQPSYSVGFKALAFTELQFTKVTEFFEDRCTSETSPIMGTSHMFFPCFSCEIGCFEVTRRQNVHNMTIGMRAVVDLFRGVKREAEVHRQILAFSISHDHRQAEIVAHYPVILGETTEYYQQLIASFIFTDSRYDKWTAYRFTKNMYEVWMPAQFQWICSAINQLPEGWSCGKDIGQREFV; encoded by the coding sequence ATGGAATCTCTGCAAGAAGAACTGCTGGCAAGCAGTGAGACGGGTGTCGACACTCTCCGAGAATACCACCCTTACCCCAAGCGTCCGCTTTCACCAATCATCGAAGAGTCCACAGCCGAGCTTCCCCATAACAGAAAGCGAGTTCGTGAGAGCCCAACAACCGTTTACGGTACCTCCGAGGATGATCGTGGATGGAAACGACAGCAGATATCGGACTCCCGCGACACTGTCGAGACCGCTGTTACCGAGGCCAATACTGATCCGATTGCTGGCGAAGAGATTAACCGTGTGGAAGGAAGCTCTGAAGAGGCTATCCTTGTAGAAGCTGTGCATGAAGAAGCGGGCCGTGAGGAAGCAGACCGCGAAGAAACGGGTCCTCGAGCAGCCAGCGTTGAAGAGGTAACCACACAAATAGCAACTCCTCTAGATAATTTCTATGCCGTATTCGActcagacgacgaagatgtaGCAGACGAGGATATACTTCATAGCGAATCCGCCTATCAATCCACTTCAGCCTCGCCATCTCCACCAAGTGAATTTGATCGGGCACCTCACATGTCTCCCGCCCCCGAGACCGATATTAGCTTCTTTGTGTTGCCCAAAGACAGGTGGCCCAAGGAGCACAAAAGTGTTCAATACCGAGATCACTCGTGGAGCCTTGTGTATAACAAGCACAAAACATTTATATGCGAATTCCCAGAGGGTCTTGCTGAAGGAAGCTTAGGTCTCTGCAAGGAGCTGCTTGAGAGGGAACAGCTGCCCCCGagagtctctctctttgaTGACGAAGTTATTCACGACACTAGTATAAGGGTTCAGCGCAGAAACGAGACGATGATATTTCGCGACATTACTCCCTTGATTGCGCCATCGGCCGAACTCATGGCCTTGCGCGGTGATGAGCAGCTGGACATTTTGTGCGAGTCTACAAACGAAATATGGACATATTCTCAGCAATTGCTTCAGTATCAGCCACAGCCCTCTTATTCTGTTGGTTTCAAAGCTCTGGCGTTTACCGAGCTGCAGTTCACCAAGGTCACGGAGTTCTTTGAAGACAGATGCACTTCCGAAACGTCACCTATTATGGGTACATCTCATATGTTCTTTCCGTGCTTTTCGTGCGAAATTGGGTGCTTCGAGGTCACCCGACGACAGAACGTGCACAACATGACAATCGGTATGCGTGCTGTTGTTGACCTGTTCCGCGGAGTCAAGCGCGAAGCCGAGGTACACCGCCAAATTCTGGCCTTTTCCATTTCACACGACCACCGCCAGGCGGAAATTGTTGCCCATTATCCGGTCATACTAGGAGAGACTACAGAATACTATCAACAGCTTATCGcctcctttatatttacCGATTCTAGGTATGATAAATGGACGGCGTACCGCTTCACCAAAAACATGTATGAAGTGTGGATGCCGGCGCAGTTTCAATGGATCTGCTCTGCCATCAATCAACTACCAGAAGGGTGGTCCTGCGGAAAGGACATTGGCCAGCGCGAATTCGTTTGA